atattcgcaacctttcctctgcctgtcaaacgcctcgtcagctctgggcgatacagaaagtgccccgaggaggcgggtctacgtagcagttaagccaattgctaatttaagatatgaatgtatgacataaaatgtagctaatcagcgattttaattcgaatccaaggagggcgattattttatcgccccaagctcgcccctgataaaataaggaccgggctccagtggcgccatttttactagacgacaatggcgaacgcaaagcgttactcctccaagacccaaccctaactcggtgaaatctctcctccaagatccgtttgagaggagaactttgtcagagaaagttcgggtgaaagagctgggcccagatcaacctgacctctcaatcagacagcaggctaacgagaaagggaagcagtatatgcgcggcttctcccgtagctggtacaccaggaaggcttggctagctgggtgcactgatgctaatgctttattttgctttccgtgcttgctttttaaaacgacggggtcagattcagcatggacaggtaccggagtgagggatatgaagcacctgtcagagaaggtaaagaaacatgagaacaccagggcacacatggacaactctgtaaagctagctgtattaggaagggtgaacattgctacgcagctggatgacggccacaggattgcggtgaggaaacacaatgaggaggtggataaaaacaggcacattctatccaaaattatcgattgtgtgaagttctgtggggcttttgagttggccttgcgtgggcacgaggagactccccagagcctctacaacacggtggaacttccacagtcgcgctgtaaacactgtgtacgagtacagggatgacctcctaacgtgtttccagaccatcagagactctgggaactttgatgccccgactgtcagagaggcggggggctttgtgaggatgctcgaagacgaggctttctgttttttcctggcactgttccacaagatcatgccaaatgtggacatgcttttcagccagctgcagaagaggaacatcgaccctgtcttcattaaagcacttgtccagaggttcacagaaagcatgctaacaatcaggtaaataactatatttactattggctgataaagatgctgttagaaagatgaatagttcacttacaacagtttaaaagcctaaatgtgtctggtcatcaaagtgagtgattatcatagagccgtcacaattatatttgttttagtattttaaaaggaaagagaagacatttacattacattttagtcatttagcagacgctcttatccagagcgacttacagttaagagtgcatacattttttcatactggcccccgtgggaaacgaacccacaaccctggcgttgcaagcgccatgctctaccaactgagctacacgggaccacattagttttggcaagatctgaaaaaagaagttggtggagtgcaaccctcaaacattgaagaattacagcagtttgctgctgaagaatgggccaaattgccagcagaaaaggtgcagcaagctcattgatgtctacaataagcatatgttggcagctatcttggccaaaagctgtgcaaccaagtactagctccagggtgccaataatttagtccatgacatttgtctatattttctaaattacaattgtaaacttaagtttacagaaatataattaaaggtgtggagacccattttttcctctcaaatttcaactgattttagaagaaatagggaattatttaagaaaagcccaagggtgccaatatatttggacacaactgtatgccttcagtctaattggaatgtatggcagtagagttgtttgtatttctccctaaccaaaatggctgccattaggataccattcaggatttttttcacctgtgttaccacgacaatcacgccaaatgagcattgcatttgtgtgctccttcagtgtgaatgcgcaaatttgatatgggtcacatgtaaaactgatacataattgatacagatttacggtatgttgcctatatattactatataccggtattgatgcacagaccagtttgggtttttactttaccttctataacggtatttcaatgtttggtttgttaaatgtggtaatgccactccgccatgtgtaacgtccgtttttctagtttactccgcaatttgggtcgtctctctccctctctcaccaagtaccaccccgtcactcaaggagcgcagttgttgttactcgaccacgagaacaagtgtttgtccaaaaagacacaatcagacgttgataataatgcaggaaagtactacacagtttgtaataattattcaggtgtccaccaggtcaatttctagaagaggcctagttgttattgaagattaactttattgctaagtgcacagcagaacaaaattatgttgcatccctctcacaaatgtaatagaaaaaggctttaaaacgtaataacatcagttaattatgtacatcacaggttaaaagcagttactagacatagtttgtgtgtatatacacactatctgtctgtctgtctgtctgtcatatatatatatatatatatatatatatatatataaaagtcactggttgtgtgttgagggggaattacagtgagctaagaagtctgattgcaagttatcaaattaaactttattttttggacccagggcctcaattccctctttgtgtggggacagcgcatctgacgagcagcaacagcccatcaagcgacggaggatgctgggaccaggagaacaacagaggttggctatagaggtaagttgtgatgtaattgtcagtgtttccccatagaacttttttcaggcctggtagtatgtagccaaaaccctgaacaatcagcaccttggtaatcatatacttgagttggacataggcatgtgtcagtcaggatcacttgcatcaaaatagcttaattgcaaattaaagctgatgatgtatctttcacaggtatgtgataccatcctgagtcatgccaaagagaggttctccttcacccagcacctcatcagcgcaacactattgcacggagagttgttcccacaacacagtgtgaagttccccgatacagcgcttgaaacaaccgtggaggcgtaccccatgttgaacaaggccaagctcaaaaccgaactgtccctcatctatgagaacagtgagttcaaggcttgtagtggtgcagtgcccctgtaccagttcttcatggagaacaaccttcagagcactttcacagagactgccagcctcctcaagatcctcatcaccacacccatgacaactgctgagtcagaaaggtgcttctctacactgaaaaggatcaagaccttcctgagaaacagcatgacacaggatcgcctgaacgctctggccatgctctccatggagaagaaacttgtcagggacattcctgactttaatcaaagggtcattgagaggtttgccactcagaaggacagacgggcaaaattcctgtacaaataagatgacagacacacacacacagagcagctctggccgcatgtttctttgtatatagttgaccttagcataaaaaatccagttatatatggtactctagaaagtcttaatagtgtctttgctaatattactgtatatatgttgttttgtatcaattaattgttgcagttctggagcacattaacaattagtcacatttagtatgatcataaaatactgtatgctattcttccagtcaaaggtttgagttcatccacttgatatccatttctatattatacatccttttatacagtgtaagatttcctataaactttataataatttcatgttattgtccactttccactctgttctgacagcatgcctgttgcgttgcctgtttactaccaatggtaaaaagttcactttaaatgcaaatgaaaggcttgggtttgtgtaatatgtttttgtgtaagaatgcctcaactttttaatattggcattaaataattactgaatgtttcactgagcactgctgtcctgcagtttgtgttaaaatatatcgcgatggttacaggaaaaaaaagtatggcacagccccaccgagaatatttttcaccagccgccactgggtGTTTCTGTGATAGGCATGCACTTGAGGGGTTTCCAGTCGTTGCCAAGTTATTAAATAAACGTTCAAATGCAACTCACAGCAGTAACTATTTCCATTGGCACTGCAGACTGCAGAGCTCTGCATAGATGGACAGAGACTGATACGTTTATTATAAAATGGCTTAATTCATATTAATCAGTCATGGCAAAGCACTGTGAATATTACATAATTGCAGATGAGATTTCCTGATTGTAAATTGGAAAGTCTCGATTTGCCCAATGTGCACTGTAGCCTATGCTCCATATAAATGGTTCCTAATATGATGCATGTGCCAGTAGATGTCACTAAACAAGCACACATGATTTGGGAAAGCTTCACAACAAATAAAACGGTCAAACCGATTCTGCATGTGTTTCTCTGATGCCCATTAAGAAAAACGAAATGTTCCTTCTTGGGGGTGTGGTGGCTCGATGTGGCAGTTACTGATATTTCTCCCCCATGACACACCATAGCAACTAAACCAGAattacttcctcaaaatagtcagtaGGAATAACTCAATAAATCTGTGTATTAATTTGGAAATTTTTTCTTAGGAGGTTTTAGTGGTGCAATTTTACGTatagctaaggtgtttggtgccatatttctcaatttttaaaAATGCATGAGGTGTCTGATCCGGTGCgctgctgggcaggtctgtctcgAGTTCACACTGCACCTCCTTAGACCTGGGTTAAGGGAGATTTTAGCCTGGGGCAAAGCGTCTGTTCACACTTGCGCATTCTAAAGTGGGCTAGCACCAACCTTAGCTCAGGGCTAGCTGGCCCTGCTCCGGAGCAGGGTTAGCACTGACTTTTCGGGGCTAGCCCCAGAAACACAGTGCCAAAATAGCCAGTGTGAAACGAAGTCaagaacaacacatagaatcacaAAAGCTGCACTCACTTAATTTGCATATGCTTGTGATGCGTTCTGCACTCTATTTTAATAAGTAAATGTGTTTGCTAATATAAATGTGTTtgctaatataataatatgccatttggcagacgcttttatccaaagcaacttacagtcatgtatgcatacctttttacgtatggggtggtcccggggatcgaacccactaccctggcgttacaagcgccatgctctaccaattgagctacagaggaccacgttgcCGCAGCATGGCAATGCGCCATATACCTTCATCGGCTTTCTTTTAACTCCTGTATGGGGAATAGGCCAGGGAAACGTTCGTTTATGTTCTTACTTAGGCAACTTCACTTCCCCCTCGGATCCCCTCTGTGAGTCTCTCCCAAACTTTACCACCCTCACTGCTTTCCGTATTTATTGGATTTCTACCACCCTTCACTTTCCCTGGTGACTCAAAGAAGGACATCATACAGCTCTTACAGATAGGGCGGGCTGACAATGAAACACCTGCACAGGAGATCAACATCCTGCTCAGTTTGCACAATGAGGTGGTTCAGTTTCGAAAAAGTACTTATTGGATTTTCCTTAGTAGACCCAAAGAAAACCTCATCCACATTCACACATCTTTCCAAGCACAGCTTTCTCATCCTAAACGTGAAAATTGTAGTTGGTGCTAATACAGTAGCCAAGCATAGCCTGTAGTTTATTCCGTTTATATTCGATGAAATGATCACTATGAAACGGTATATGAGTAGCATTGACAATGCTACACATCACACGCAAAACTGGTGTGACTTCTTTTTCCGTCATCGTTGCTATAGGCTACGCTATGCGTGTTGAAAAAGTGCCTCCTTTTGCACGCTTCAGTCAGTGTGGCTTGAGTCGCGCAACCCGGACATTTCAGCATTTTCTTGGAGGGACAGCTCCCGCGCCTCAGACCTGCTTTGGAAAACGGTCAACATCTTCAGTGCCATTTTATCAAAGTGATTATTGTACAAATCCCTGAGTAACAATGGATAATATTTTAGATAACTTATCTTATACTGGACATTCTGTCTTTTATAACTTTACTGACGATTGGATACCTGATAGAAGGGAAACTATTGATTTTATTATAAAATGTGTCATACCGACTGTGTATATTCTGATCATAACGATTGGGTTGTTGGGGAACATTACCTTGGTTAAGATTTTTATCACCAACAGTGCAATGAGGAGCGTCCCCAACATATTTATTTCGAGTTTGGCAGCTGGGGATCTTTTGCTTTTGGTCACTTGTGTTCCAGTGGATGCGTTCAGATACTTCTTTGAGGAGTGGATCTTCGGTGTTGTGGCTTGCAAACTAATACCGGTCATTCAACTCACTTCAGTCGGAGTCTCGGTGTTCACTCTCACGGCTCTCAGCGCCGACAGGTAAGATGAAGAGTAGGTGAATGTGAAATATCCTTACTGCCAATAGTGTTATGTATACTGTACCTAACTTATGTAATTGTAAATGTTATGGCAATTGCATGCTAACGTGATAGAATAATTAACATATGTAGTTATTAATGATTAATCAGTTGTTATGACTATGATTATTTGTATTGACAACAGTGTGTGATCCCCAAACTATATCCCCAAGTGTTATCATAATTGAATGCTGGGCAATTGTCACTGACAAATCTGTTCATATTTTGATTGACAGACCAAGTGTATCCCCAGAATTTTTTTAAAGGGATCAAATAGTGTACACCTACTGGTTGTACTAACTTCAATAAACCTAACTTGTGGTATATTGTTTTATTCAGATGAGACACATGGTTAAATGGCCTTTTATCTTCCCTGGAAGGAGCAGCATTAATGCGGAGATTGGAATAGAATGACATGAGGCATTCAGGAAGCGTCACAGTCAGAAGCGTCTGCACAGAGCATCATttactgtctgcgtgggtggatgGTTAAAAGGGCAAGCATGCCCAAATCTTTGTTTGGGACCTTAATTTGACCCAGCCCccactttcctttcctctcctccacataCCCTCACCAAGACCACTGGTGCTTGGAGACGTTGACCTTCTTAAGTGACCATTCCATACCCCCACAAATAGCTTGTTTGCTGGTATTAAGAGCTCCTTCCTCTGCTAAAAGTTCACTGATGTCATGAAAATTCCTGGGCTGCCAAATATTGATTTTGTTAAAAATGATTATTATTATCAAATTAAAGTCCATGAGATTCTCTGATAAAAATAATACCCCATTGTGCAGGCCATGATAGTGGTCAGAAGATGGTGCAGGACTTTGTACTTAGCCTTTCTATGACACTGACCGTAATCCAGAGCTCTATCAGTTGGAGGAAATGTTTGGCTGTGTCACTCTTCTCCGGAAATGACGATGATTGTTGGCCATCCTTGTCACTAGGAGCTATTAGGTCAGCCATATGGAGAGATTACAGTCTACAGCTGTTCTCTCTATGGTCTGCCTTGTCCATTTGAGCATGTAATGTGAGCAATGAAAATACACCATGTATATGCTTACCCTATGTGATGGCTTTAAAGAATGTAATCTTCTTAGCACTCCCTTGGGCACTTGCTCTTAAGCATGAAAACACAGAGAAGTGGGATTACAGCAGTTTGTTACAGTAAATGCATAAACCCAGCCTTGTTTTCTCTGGTGAGATATCAAAGACTGTCAGTTTTTCTGTGCTTGTCTGTTCTTGCCCGATGCAGCGTGGTCTTTGACTATGGGGGATTTCTACAGGGGCAGAGGGCAGCTGAGGCTGGTGTAACATCACAGTAAAGGGCTTCCAATGGAGATTCTCCTCCTAACCAGACATTTTATCAGCAAAAATATCCTTTAGAAAACTGGCAGGAGGGGAAAAATCTTCCATCATTGAAGCATAAAAATAACTTCATGCCCAGTGGAGCACACATCCTCTGTTGCACCCTCATTTCATATATTTCTTCCCATTATATGACTTAGCAGGAATGGATTATTCTGTGCACATAGCACTGAGTGTTGATTTACACAGGAGATCAGTCCAAAGTCTAACCTTTAAATGAGTTGTATTGATCAACTTGGTTTCAACATTTACATGCACTTTGGGAGCAGTGCAGAAACACATTGTTGTTTCAGTTGAATACTTGTAATTCAATTCAGTGGCAATTATTGTAATTCATTTGGGTGTGTTACAGTCAGGACAGTAATTAATTAGCTAGTGCAATCATAATGCACTTCATAGGTCTTTTACATGTTTTAATATCACCTCCAACAATCTATGAAGCTTCTATTCTGTGCCAATGGACTCAGAGATGCCATGTCTTTGTCAAAGCCTCTTCATTTCGCAAAGAAGAAGAAAGTTAATTAGATTAATTAAATATAATCACAAtagcaagtcgctctggatttgagcatctactaaatgattaaaatgtaaatgtatattataTTTACAGAAGGAAATTAGAGCAGTAAGGACAGCTGgacatttcattccatttacatgGAAAATACTCTGCTTTTAATCTAATTTCATGATTAATTTGAAAATGTCAATAAAGGCTCTCTATTAATGTTCATTTGTTTTATCTACAATAGTGCTTGAAAAAGGTTTGGAGAGTCTGAAAAAGAATTAGAGTGTCTATTATCAGTGTGAGTTGCAGAGAACCATCTTCAAACGATCCATGATCATATCTGTCTATCACCACCTCTGAGCGTCAAATCTGCCATGATCCTGGAGGTGCGCTGTAGCCTTTGACATCAAGATGAAGGAGCACTAAAACATTTTCTATGGTGTTGTTGGGTTTCCAGGTACAAAGCCATAGTAAATCCTATGGACATCCAAACATCCAGTGCTGTGTTCTGGACATGTCTGAAAGCTGTGTCCATCTGGGTGATCTCCATCCTGCTGGCGGTGCCCGAGGCCATCTTCTCCCAGGTAGTACACATCCAGGACAAGAATGTGACCTTCACTGCCTGTGTGCCCTATCCCCTCTACAACGACATGCATCCCAAGATCCACTCCATCCTCATATTCCTGGTGTACTTCCTGATTCCCCTGGGGATCATCTCTGTGTACTACTACCACATCGCCAGGACTCTGGTCAAGAGTGCTCACGACATGCCTGGGGAGATCAGTGAGCACACGAAGAGACAGGTaggtaacaacaacaacaacctgtTGCTGCCTGTATCTCAAACATGTCATAAATGAGGTTTGGCTGTTGCAGTTGTGGTTATTTGGAATGCTGGACGGCATATTAAGAACATCAGGTAACTTGCTGGATGTCTTTGGCTGCTAGAGTGCATGTTAAGTTAGAGTGCACGTTGAGCTAGAGTGTACGTTTGAAGTCAAAGAAACTGAACTGCATCACACGTTTTCTCACTACACTGGAACATTTATATTTCTGACATAACTCCGGAACCCTTGTAACAGGTTTTCATGGAAGGAGGCTCTAGTTTTTAATGCAGATATTTCCATATGTAGCCTAATATACCAAGTAAATATTTAAAGGTTGTAAAGGTCAAGTAGAGGACCATGTCAAGATGTATCACCGATTGTTGCATGGATGCTTGATCTTTACTGTCTACAGGGGTAATAAATGACAAGTCAGGGGAAGGGTGAGGTAAATTATAAATGTAAGCAATGATCTGGTTGGCTACATTTCATTGAGAGTCCATTGACCAAAGCATAGGAAATCAGATGCTTCTTTGCCGTTAAGAACGTCCAATTAATCATCAGACAAATGGGCTTAATTCCAGATCAGGGCCCACCCAGAGCATGAGTAAACAGATGCAGTCCAAAACCCAAACCCAACTTCCAATCACTGCATCCTGACTCAGACCTAGACCTGAACTCAAGTCACAATATATTCAAGTAGCCTCAGGAGCTTGTTGACACTGACCAATGTGAGGTTGTCATCAACAATGAGCAATGCATAGTAAACACTAGCGATGAGTGGTGCTGGAAGGCCTCCATGTGTTGTCTTATTCACAGCCAGTAGGCCCTCCAGTTGAAGGAGCCCTAACCGTCCACTCATTTAGACAACAAGAGGGCTGAGACCCAGCTATCTTTTACAGTAGATACCCAGTGAATCTAGTATGAATCTGTGAGACACATGAAAATACAAGAAGCCTGGAGGATGACCGAATCATTGCACTTAAGCTTCCACTGTCTCTGCCTCAAAGTAATCCCAACTAATCAATGTTATTGTCTCTAGAtttgtttctgtttttttttgtatttgaaATCAAATTAAATGAGTTAATCATTTGGGTGCACCTTTGGATTAGAAGGACAACACAGACTATTGACATGGCGCATTGTTGTTGTGTACTATTAGACATGTCCTATGGGGATTGGGCTGCAGAGGCTCAAGTCTCATTAAGAGGAAAACTCTGATAGCATCAGTCCCTTTTGAAAAGCAGACATGTATTTAACATTAATTATATGACAAGCTGCATAAGCCTGATGAAAGACGGgctagagagagtgtgtgtgagagagagagaagaagagagagagtgtgagagacacagagagagatagagagagagagagagagagagagagagagagagggagagagagagagagaagaagaagagagagtgtgagagagagagagagagagagagagagagagaagaagaagagagagtgtgagagacagagacaaagagagagagagagaagaagagagagtgtgtgtgtgagagagagagaagagagagagagagaagaagaaagagtgtgagagacagagacagagacacagagagagagagagaagaagagagagtgtgtgagagagagagaagaagagagagagtgtgagagacagagagagagagagaagaagagagagtgtgagagacagagagagagagagagagagaagaagagagagtgtgagagacagagacacagagagagagagagaagaagagagagtgtgtgtgagagagagagagagaagagggagagagaagaagagagagtgtgagagacagacacagagagagagagagagagaagagagactgtg
This window of the Coregonus clupeaformis isolate EN_2021a chromosome 33, ASM2061545v1, whole genome shotgun sequence genome carries:
- the LOC121548916 gene encoding neuromedin-B receptor-like, with protein sequence MDNILDNLSYTGHSVFYNFTDDWIPDRRETIDFIIKCVIPTVYILIITIGLLGNITLVKIFITNSAMRSVPNIFISSLAAGDLLLLVTCVPVDAFRYFFEEWIFGVVACKLIPVIQLTSVGVSVFTLTALSADRYKAIVNPMDIQTSSAVFWTCLKAVSIWVISILLAVPEAIFSQVVHIQDKNVTFTACVPYPLYNDMHPKIHSILIFLVYFLIPLGIISVYYYHIARTLVKSAHDMPGEISEHTKRQMETRKRLAKIVLVFVGLFALCWFPNHVLYMYRSFNYRQIDSSLSHLIITLLARMLSFSSSCVNPFALYLLSESFRRHFNSSLQCKRKPHHERNTSYLQSTSAIRMTSIKKTTPTVINGHGNRQEVTL